Proteins from a genomic interval of Pseudomonas sp. RC10:
- the rfbC gene encoding dTDP-4-dehydrorhamnose 3,5-epimerase yields MNVTQSELPEVLIIEPKVFGDERGFFYESFNAKAFAEATGITDQFVQDNHSRSQKGVLRGLHYQIQNPQGKLVRVTAGKVLDIAVDIRRSSPHFGKWFGLELSAENARQLWIPPGFAHGFVVLSDHAEFLYKTTDYYTPSAERCIRWDDEELGIDWGLSDAPTLSAKDQVGKSLKDAELFP; encoded by the coding sequence GTGAACGTCACTCAAAGCGAGTTGCCAGAAGTGCTCATCATCGAGCCTAAAGTGTTCGGTGATGAGCGCGGTTTCTTCTACGAAAGCTTCAACGCCAAAGCCTTCGCCGAAGCCACCGGGATTACCGATCAGTTCGTGCAAGACAACCACTCGCGTTCGCAGAAAGGCGTGTTGCGCGGTCTGCATTATCAAATCCAGAACCCTCAAGGGAAGCTGGTGCGCGTCACGGCGGGCAAGGTGCTGGACATCGCTGTCGACATCCGCCGCAGCTCGCCGCACTTCGGCAAATGGTTCGGCCTTGAGCTGTCGGCGGAAAACGCTCGCCAGCTCTGGATTCCGCCAGGATTCGCCCACGGCTTCGTGGTGCTCAGCGATCACGCCGAGTTCTTGTACAAGACCACCGACTACTACACGCCGTCCGCCGAACGCTGCATTCGTTGGGACGACGAAGAGCTGGGCATCGACTGGGGCCTGAGCGACGCGCCAACCTTGTCGGCCAAGGACCAGGTCGGCAAAAGCCTCAAAGACGCGGAATTGTTCCCGTGA
- the rfbD gene encoding dTDP-4-dehydrorhamnose reductase: MSASLRILISGQHGQVSQALQHTLKDLGELIVVGRDQLDLSAPESIRNVVREVKPDLIINAAAHTAVDQAESEPDLAYAINATSPGVFAEEAAALGIPFIHYSTDYVFDGSKDGAWTETDTPNPLGVYGSSKLAGEQAIEKAGGQYLILRTSWVYSLTGRNFLLTMQRLLQEREKLTIVADQIGAPTWAGTIAQSTRALIQRWRDGEPGAWGVYHLTASGETSWAGFAGAIGQELSKVGKPCATIEPIPSSAYPTPAKRPLNSRLDCSRLQQEWGVSQPDWHAALLECLAQQR; this comes from the coding sequence GTGAGTGCGTCACTGCGGATTCTGATCAGCGGGCAACACGGCCAGGTCTCGCAAGCGTTGCAGCACACCCTGAAGGACCTCGGTGAGCTGATCGTGGTGGGTCGCGACCAGCTCGATTTGAGTGCGCCGGAGTCGATCCGCAATGTCGTGCGTGAGGTCAAACCGGACCTGATCATCAACGCTGCCGCGCACACGGCAGTGGATCAGGCCGAAAGCGAACCCGACCTGGCCTACGCGATCAACGCGACGTCTCCCGGCGTATTTGCTGAAGAAGCTGCCGCGCTGGGCATCCCATTCATTCATTACTCCACCGATTACGTGTTCGACGGCAGCAAGGATGGCGCGTGGACCGAAACCGACACGCCAAACCCGCTCGGCGTCTACGGCAGCAGCAAACTCGCCGGGGAGCAGGCCATCGAAAAGGCCGGTGGTCAGTACCTGATCCTGCGCACCAGTTGGGTCTATTCCCTGACCGGCCGCAACTTTCTGCTGACCATGCAACGTCTGCTGCAAGAGCGCGAAAAACTCACCATCGTGGCCGACCAGATCGGCGCACCGACGTGGGCGGGCACCATCGCGCAGAGCACGCGGGCGTTGATACAGCGCTGGCGTGACGGCGAGCCGGGCGCATGGGGCGTGTATCACCTGACGGCCAGCGGTGAGACGTCATGGGCAGGTTTTGCCGGGGCGATTGGTCAGGAGTTGAGCAAGGTCGGAAAGCCGTGCGCGACAATTGAGCCGATCCCTTCCAGCGCCTACCCAACCCCCGCCAAACGCCCGCTCAACTCCCGCCTCGATTGCAGCCGCCTGCAACAGGAATGGGGCGTGAGCCAACCGGATTGGCACGCTGCATTGCTGGAGTGCTTAGCTCAGCAGCGATAG
- a CDS encoding ATP-binding protein, whose protein sequence is MTSTSSLPRRPRWRSLALLALILAPLLWPLERLAERYYLNELLSQNRQTLDLYVANLLGTLHRYEVLPQILGDLPGLRAMLANPQDKQTQEQANLLLMNTAQQTGAEVIYLMAPNGETLAASNWDKRDSFVGRNFAFRPYFSNAMAGKLGRFFGLGTTSAKRGYFFAAAVHDGNTVIGVLVVKVDLDLTETLWGKTPEQLLVTDHNGVVILTSNPAWRFRATRPLSEEEKQAIVAIQPYPTRDPRPLQLNENGWLTQTQQIDETGWSVNILAPKVLVSRPVRTVVAIGGATLLVLMLLLGIMMQRRRHYLDRINFEGKARRELEVRVMERTSDLEGLNQRLRQEVLEREHAQQELFRAQDELVQAGKLSALGTMSASISHELNQPLAAIRSYAENAEVLLDHQRTDDARDNLKLISELTGRMASIIAHLRAFARRDRHAPESVALQPAFDDALALLAKRRRAMDVELIRDLPDATLWVQAGETRLRQVLGNLLANALDALTEKGPPRKLWISAEYNAEGVNLYIRDNGPGFSREALEHAREPFFTTKTRTQGLGLGLAICDTLMRALGGELLFANHPEGGALLTLRMRTGASGVSLQPPEDLSA, encoded by the coding sequence ATGACCAGCACTTCCTCTCTCCCCCGCCGCCCTCGCTGGCGCAGCCTCGCGTTATTGGCGTTGATCCTCGCGCCGTTGCTGTGGCCGCTGGAACGCCTGGCCGAGCGTTATTACCTCAATGAGCTGCTGAGCCAGAACCGTCAGACGCTGGACCTCTACGTCGCCAACCTGCTCGGCACACTGCACCGTTACGAAGTGCTGCCACAAATCCTTGGTGACCTGCCGGGCTTACGCGCCATGCTGGCCAACCCTCAGGACAAGCAGACCCAGGAGCAGGCCAATCTGCTGTTGATGAACACGGCCCAGCAAACCGGCGCGGAAGTCATTTACCTGATGGCGCCCAACGGCGAAACCCTCGCGGCATCCAACTGGGACAAGCGCGACAGTTTCGTGGGTCGGAATTTCGCCTTCCGCCCGTATTTCAGCAACGCCATGGCCGGCAAACTGGGTCGCTTCTTCGGCTTGGGCACCACGTCGGCCAAACGCGGGTATTTCTTCGCCGCCGCCGTGCATGACGGCAACACTGTCATCGGCGTGCTGGTGGTCAAGGTCGATTTGGACCTGACCGAAACCCTGTGGGGCAAGACGCCTGAGCAATTGCTGGTCACCGACCACAACGGCGTGGTGATCCTGACGTCCAACCCGGCCTGGCGTTTCCGCGCGACACGGCCGCTCAGCGAAGAAGAAAAACAGGCCATCGTTGCGATTCAGCCGTACCCGACCCGCGACCCGCGCCCGCTTCAACTGAATGAAAACGGCTGGCTGACCCAGACCCAGCAGATCGACGAAACCGGCTGGAGCGTGAACATCCTCGCCCCGAAAGTGCTGGTCTCGCGTCCAGTGCGCACGGTGGTCGCCATCGGCGGCGCGACGTTGCTGGTGCTGATGTTGCTGCTCGGCATCATGATGCAGCGGCGGCGTCACTACCTGGACCGCATCAACTTCGAAGGCAAGGCCCGCCGCGAACTGGAAGTGCGGGTGATGGAACGCACCAGCGACCTGGAAGGCTTGAACCAGCGGCTGCGCCAGGAAGTGCTGGAACGGGAACATGCGCAACAGGAGCTGTTTCGTGCGCAGGACGAGCTGGTTCAAGCGGGCAAACTGTCGGCGCTGGGCACCATGTCGGCCAGCATCAGCCATGAGCTCAACCAGCCGTTGGCAGCGATCCGCAGCTACGCGGAAAACGCCGAAGTGCTGCTCGATCACCAGCGCACCGACGATGCACGGGACAACCTCAAGTTGATCAGCGAACTCACGGGGCGCATGGCGTCGATCATCGCGCACTTGCGCGCCTTCGCCCGGCGTGACCGGCACGCGCCTGAAAGCGTGGCCCTGCAACCGGCCTTCGACGACGCGCTGGCCTTGCTCGCCAAACGGCGCCGCGCCATGGACGTCGAGCTGATTCGCGACCTACCCGACGCCACGCTGTGGGTGCAGGCTGGCGAAACCCGCTTGCGGCAGGTGCTCGGCAATTTGCTGGCGAACGCACTGGACGCTCTCACCGAGAAAGGCCCGCCGCGCAAATTGTGGATAAGTGCCGAGTACAACGCCGAGGGCGTCAACCTGTACATTCGCGACAACGGCCCGGGCTTTTCCCGCGAGGCGCTGGAGCATGCGCGCGAACCCTTCTTCACCACCAAGACGCGCACGCAGGGCCTGGGGCTGGGCCTTGCGATCTGCGATACGCTGATGCGCGCGCTGGGCGGCGAACTGCTGTTCGCCAATCACCCCGAGGGCGGCGCGCTGCTGACGCTGCGCATGCGCACTGGGGCTTCAGGGGTCAGTCTTCAACCGCCGGAGGATCTATCTGCATGA
- a CDS encoding sigma-54 dependent transcriptional regulator — translation MTTDTAIDSRIQVVLIDDDPHLRQALSQTLDLAGLKVLPLSDATGLQARIERDWPGVIVSDIRMPGIDGLELLNQLHAQDPELPVLLITGHGDVPLAVQAMRAGAYDFLEKPFASDALLDSVRRALALRRLVLDNRSLRLELSDRQQLSARLVGLSPQMQRLRDQIGALAATKADVLILGETGAGKEVVARALHDLSNRRNGPFVAINAGALAESVVESELFGHEPGAFTGAQKRRIGKFEFANGGTLFLDEIESMSMDVQVKLLRLLQERVVERLGGNQQIPLDIRIVAATKEDLRHAADQGRFRADLYYRLNVAPLRIPPLRERGEDALVLFQHFADAGSLRHGLPRHELQPGQRAMLLRHSWPGNVRELQNAAERFALGLELELEGTSPHMPASTGGLSDQVEAFERALIAAELTRPHNSVRSLAEALGIPRKTLHDKLRKHGLIFSGGGSDDNE, via the coding sequence ATGACCACGGACACCGCCATCGACAGCCGTATTCAGGTTGTGCTGATCGACGACGACCCACACTTGCGTCAGGCCCTGAGTCAGACGCTGGACCTGGCAGGTCTGAAAGTCCTGCCGCTGAGCGACGCCACTGGCCTGCAAGCCCGCATTGAGCGTGACTGGCCGGGGGTGATCGTCAGTGACATCCGCATGCCGGGCATCGACGGCCTCGAACTGCTGAATCAACTCCACGCACAAGACCCGGAACTCCCGGTACTGCTGATCACCGGTCACGGCGATGTACCGCTGGCAGTCCAGGCGATGCGGGCCGGGGCCTATGACTTTCTGGAAAAACCCTTCGCCAGCGACGCGCTGCTCGACAGCGTGCGCCGCGCACTGGCCCTGCGCCGCTTGGTCCTGGACAACCGCAGCCTGCGTCTTGAACTGAGTGATCGCCAGCAACTGAGTGCGCGTCTGGTCGGCCTCTCGCCACAGATGCAGCGCTTGCGCGACCAGATCGGTGCTCTGGCAGCCACGAAGGCCGATGTGCTGATTCTCGGTGAAACCGGCGCGGGCAAAGAAGTCGTGGCCCGCGCGCTGCATGATCTGTCCAACCGTCGCAACGGCCCTTTTGTCGCGATCAACGCGGGCGCGCTGGCGGAGTCGGTGGTCGAGAGCGAGCTGTTCGGCCACGAGCCGGGCGCTTTCACCGGGGCGCAAAAACGGCGCATCGGTAAATTCGAATTCGCCAACGGCGGCACGCTGTTTCTCGATGAGATCGAGAGCATGAGCATGGATGTGCAGGTCAAGCTACTGCGGCTGTTGCAAGAAAGGGTGGTCGAACGGCTGGGCGGCAATCAGCAGATCCCGTTGGACATTCGCATCGTCGCCGCCACCAAGGAAGACCTGCGTCACGCCGCCGATCAAGGCCGTTTCCGGGCCGACCTGTATTACCGCCTGAACGTCGCGCCGCTGCGCATTCCCCCTCTGCGCGAACGGGGCGAGGATGCACTGGTGCTGTTTCAGCATTTCGCGGATGCCGGGAGCCTGCGTCACGGCTTGCCTCGCCACGAACTGCAACCGGGGCAACGGGCAATGCTGTTGCGCCACAGTTGGCCTGGGAATGTGCGCGAGCTGCAAAATGCCGCCGAGCGTTTTGCGCTGGGTCTGGAGTTGGAACTGGAAGGCACGTCGCCGCACATGCCCGCCTCGACCGGTGGCCTGAGTGATCAAGTCGAAGCCTTCGAGCGCGCTCTGATTGCCGCCGAACTGACCCGCCCTCACAACTCCGTTCGCAGCCTCGCCGAAGCACTGGGCATCCCCCGCAAAACCCTGCACGACAAACTGCGCAAACACGGCCTGATCTTCAGTGGTGGCGGTTCCGATGACAACGAATGA
- a CDS encoding YiiD C-terminal domain-containing protein, whose translation MTTNESAASYLETVLHHDIPLTRDMGMKVIAWENHQLRLHLPLAQNINHKSTLFGGSLYCGAVLAGWGWLYLRLKEAGIDDGHIVIQDGQISYPLPVRRDGVAICEAPDDATWEKFVKLYQRRGRARLALNTRIVAEGSDDSAVEFVGQYVLHK comes from the coding sequence ATGACAACGAATGAATCTGCGGCCAGCTACCTGGAAACCGTGCTGCATCACGACATCCCCCTGACCCGCGACATGGGCATGAAAGTCATCGCCTGGGAAAACCATCAACTGCGCCTGCACTTGCCGTTGGCGCAGAACATCAACCACAAGAGCACGCTGTTTGGCGGCAGCCTGTATTGCGGCGCCGTGCTGGCGGGTTGGGGTTGGCTGTACCTGCGGTTGAAAGAAGCCGGGATCGACGACGGCCACATCGTGATCCAGGACGGCCAGATCAGCTATCCGCTGCCGGTGAGGCGCGACGGCGTGGCAATTTGCGAAGCGCCGGATGACGCGACCTGGGAGAAATTCGTGAAGCTTTATCAGCGTCGCGGGCGTGCGCGATTGGCGCTGAACACCCGAATCGTGGCCGAAGGGTCGGACGACTCAGCGGTGGAGTTTGTTGGGCAGTATGTGTTGCATAAATAA
- the cysQ gene encoding 3'(2'),5'-bisphosphate nucleotidase CysQ codes for MTDLFADLPHPLLAPVIDLCRRAGEAILPFWRSGVEVTSKSDNSPVTAADLAAHELLVAGLKALDPSIHILSEEDANIPLSERSQWQRWWLVDPLDGTKEFISGSEEFTVNVALVEDGRVVFGVVSMPTNDRCYFGGAGMGAWRSDAVDHVEPITVREQPSVGEAFTVVASRRHSSPEQEALLAGLSSVVGELKLTNIGSSLKFCLLAEGSADCYPRLAPTSQWDTAAAQGVLEGAGGVVLDLMGETFEYPSRESLLNGFFLALPGNAPWRGALVELAKG; via the coding sequence ATGACTGATCTGTTCGCTGATTTGCCCCACCCGTTGCTGGCCCCGGTGATCGACCTCTGCCGTCGCGCGGGAGAAGCCATTCTGCCGTTCTGGCGCTCGGGCGTTGAAGTGACGTCCAAATCCGACAATTCCCCCGTGACCGCTGCCGACCTGGCCGCTCACGAGCTGTTGGTAGCGGGACTGAAAGCGCTGGACCCGAGCATTCACATCCTGTCCGAAGAAGACGCCAACATCCCTCTCAGCGAGCGCAGCCAGTGGCAGCGCTGGTGGCTGGTCGATCCACTCGACGGGACCAAGGAGTTCATTTCGGGCAGCGAAGAATTCACTGTCAACGTCGCGCTGGTCGAGGATGGGCGCGTTGTGTTCGGCGTGGTATCAATGCCGACCAACGACCGCTGTTACTTTGGCGGAGCGGGCATGGGGGCTTGGCGGAGCGATGCTGTTGATCACGTCGAACCGATTACCGTGCGTGAACAGCCCAGTGTGGGCGAGGCGTTTACCGTGGTCGCCAGCCGTCGCCATTCCAGCCCGGAGCAGGAGGCGCTGTTGGCAGGGCTGTCGTCAGTGGTGGGCGAACTGAAACTGACCAACATCGGCAGCTCGTTGAAATTCTGCCTGCTGGCCGAAGGTTCGGCTGATTGCTACCCACGTCTGGCCCCGACTTCGCAATGGGACACCGCCGCTGCGCAGGGCGTGCTGGAAGGGGCGGGCGGTGTGGTGCTGGACCTGATGGGCGAAACGTTCGAGTACCCGTCACGTGAGTCGTTGCTCAACGGGTTTTTTCTGGCGTTGCCGGGCAATGCGCCGTGGCGCGGGGCGTTGGTGGAATTGGCAAAAGGCTGA
- the nudE gene encoding ADP compounds hydrolase NudE, whose amino-acid sequence MRQKPTVLAREIVASSRLFRVEEVQLRFSNGVERVYERLVGRGNGYGAVMIVAMLDAEHAVLVEEYCGGTDEYELSLPKGLVEPGEDVLAAANRELKEEAGYGARNLEHLTELSLSPGYMSQKIQVVLATDLYEERLEGDEPEPMRVDKINLRELASLAQHPQFSEGRALAALYLTRDLLTQRGVFQP is encoded by the coding sequence ATGCGCCAGAAACCCACCGTACTCGCCCGTGAAATCGTCGCGAGCAGCCGTCTATTCCGAGTCGAAGAAGTGCAATTGCGCTTTTCCAATGGCGTCGAACGCGTTTATGAGCGTCTGGTCGGACGCGGCAACGGTTACGGGGCGGTGATGATCGTGGCGATGCTCGACGCCGAGCACGCCGTATTGGTGGAAGAGTATTGTGGCGGCACCGATGAATACGAGCTGTCCTTGCCCAAAGGGCTGGTCGAGCCGGGCGAAGACGTGCTGGCCGCCGCCAACCGTGAGCTCAAGGAAGAAGCGGGTTACGGGGCGCGCAACCTTGAACATCTGACTGAGCTGTCGCTGTCGCCGGGTTACATGAGTCAGAAGATTCAAGTGGTGCTGGCCACCGATCTGTATGAAGAGCGCCTGGAGGGTGACGAGCCTGAGCCGATGCGCGTGGACAAGATCAACCTGCGCGAACTCGCCAGCCTGGCGCAGCACCCGCAGTTCTCAGAAGGTCGCGCCCTGGCTGCGTTGTACCTGACCCGCGATCTGTTGACCCAGCGCGGGGTCTTTCAGCCATGA
- the yrfG gene encoding GMP/IMP nucleotidase: protein MPSLPWRDIDTVLLDMDGTLLDLHFDNHFWLEHLPKRYAELHGVSLAMAKMELTPLFEKNAGTLNWYCTDFWSSELKLSVKELKVEIAHLIALRPDAELFLEAIKQAGKRVIMITNAHRDSLSLKMERLELAPYFERLISSHDYGYPKENPQFWDALHADIDFDATRSLFIDDTLPILRSAGRYGVKHLLAVREPDSRKGPKETEEFDAVEDYRTLIQGL from the coding sequence ATGCCTTCTTTGCCCTGGCGCGACATCGACACCGTTCTGCTGGACATGGACGGAACACTGCTCGACCTGCACTTCGACAATCATTTCTGGCTTGAACACCTGCCTAAACGTTACGCGGAGCTGCATGGCGTGAGCCTCGCGATGGCGAAAATGGAGCTGACGCCGCTGTTTGAGAAGAACGCGGGCACGCTGAACTGGTATTGCACCGATTTCTGGAGCAGCGAACTGAAGCTCTCGGTGAAAGAGCTGAAAGTGGAAATTGCCCACCTGATCGCGCTTCGCCCCGACGCTGAGCTGTTTCTGGAGGCCATCAAACAGGCAGGCAAGCGGGTGATCATGATCACCAACGCACACCGGGATTCGCTGTCTTTGAAAATGGAGCGGCTGGAGCTGGCGCCCTATTTCGAGCGGCTGATCAGCTCACACGATTACGGCTATCCCAAGGAAAACCCGCAGTTCTGGGACGCGCTGCACGCGGACATCGATTTCGATGCGACCCGCAGTCTGTTCATTGACGACACCCTGCCGATCCTGCGCAGCGCCGGGCGTTATGGCGTGAAACACCTACTGGCCGTGCGTGAACCCGACAGCCGAAAGGGGCCGAAGGAGACCGAAGAATTCGACGCCGTTGAAGATTACCGGACCCTGATCCAAGGCCTGTGA
- a CDS encoding LysR family transcriptional regulator, whose amino-acid sequence MDIKQLKFLIALDETRHFGQAAARCHITQPTLSMRLRSLEEELDLPLVNRGQRFEGFTAPGERVLAWARTVLAAYDGLQAEAAACRGHLVGTLRLGVVPLSNFDPLPLLQRLHNNHPSMRFELSSLSSEQILDQLASNRLDLGVSYLERLDSERFDSLELAETRMGLMYDQRHFSFGDAPLSWESLIELPLGMLTSGMHFRQSIDHNFQTRGLEPQPLIQTDAVHQLLQAVQAGFCCAIMPLDGGLETLTDHLRLQPIEQAQTLARLGLIMRRSAPRSALAEACFGEYHKMIAAS is encoded by the coding sequence ATGGACATCAAACAGCTGAAATTCCTGATTGCCCTCGACGAAACCCGTCATTTCGGGCAGGCGGCTGCGCGTTGCCACATCACTCAGCCGACCCTCTCCATGCGTCTGCGCAGTCTGGAAGAAGAGCTGGACCTACCGCTGGTCAACCGCGGTCAGCGTTTCGAAGGCTTCACAGCCCCAGGCGAGCGTGTGCTGGCGTGGGCACGTACGGTGTTGGCGGCCTATGACGGTTTGCAGGCCGAAGCCGCTGCCTGTCGCGGGCACCTCGTCGGTACCTTGCGATTGGGTGTCGTGCCACTGTCCAACTTCGATCCGCTGCCGTTGCTGCAACGCCTGCACAACAATCACCCAAGCATGCGCTTCGAATTGTCGTCCCTCAGTTCCGAACAAATCCTCGACCAACTGGCGAGCAACCGGCTCGACCTCGGCGTTTCATACCTGGAACGGCTGGACTCGGAACGCTTCGACTCGCTGGAGCTGGCGGAAACGCGCATGGGCCTAATGTACGATCAGCGCCACTTCAGCTTCGGTGACGCCCCCCTGAGCTGGGAGAGCCTGATCGAATTGCCGTTGGGCATGCTCACCAGCGGCATGCACTTTCGCCAGTCCATTGACCACAACTTCCAGACCCGTGGGCTGGAACCCCAGCCGCTGATCCAGACCGACGCCGTCCATCAACTGCTGCAAGCCGTACAAGCCGGTTTCTGCTGCGCGATCATGCCGCTGGACGGCGGGCTCGAAACGCTGACAGATCACCTGCGTCTGCAGCCCATCGAACAGGCGCAGACACTGGCCCGCCTGGGACTCATCATGCGTCGCTCGGCGCCACGATCCGCGCTGGCCGAGGCGTGCTTTGGCGAGTATCACAAAATGATCGCGGCATCTTGA
- the fdhD gene encoding formate dehydrogenase accessory sulfurtransferase FdhD, with translation MHTKHKESTAPAKQLPAPAASQPYTYSNLEHDASEPTVLAEEVALAIAFNGISQAVMLVTPSDLEDFIVGFSIGSGIIESPDEIYDIKLGGCGSAQTAEVEIASRAFWNLKTQRRQMAGTTGCGLCGVEAVEQALPELNVLPGAPLPPAEWLHGLRERLDEFQPLGQYCGAVHAAMFMNDKGELLLGREDIGRHNALDKLIGALIRQNIPTAGGLAVVTSRCSLELIQKVLRAGIKTLVSLSSPTGLALQWARRHNLNLIHLPKHSAPRVYSPALEN, from the coding sequence ATGCATACCAAGCACAAGGAAAGCACGGCGCCCGCAAAACAACTGCCCGCGCCTGCCGCAAGCCAGCCCTACACCTACTCGAATCTGGAGCACGACGCTTCTGAGCCCACCGTGCTCGCAGAGGAAGTGGCGCTGGCCATTGCCTTTAATGGCATCAGCCAGGCGGTGATGCTGGTGACGCCCTCCGATCTGGAAGACTTTATCGTCGGTTTCAGCATCGGCAGCGGCATCATCGAATCCCCCGACGAAATCTACGACATCAAGCTTGGCGGCTGCGGTTCTGCGCAAACGGCGGAAGTCGAAATTGCCAGCCGCGCGTTCTGGAACCTCAAGACTCAGCGTCGACAAATGGCCGGAACCACCGGTTGCGGCCTGTGCGGGGTCGAAGCCGTGGAACAGGCCTTGCCTGAGCTGAACGTACTCCCCGGCGCTCCGCTGCCCCCGGCCGAATGGCTTCACGGCTTGCGTGAGCGCCTGGACGAATTCCAGCCGTTGGGCCAGTACTGCGGTGCCGTCCATGCCGCGATGTTCATGAACGATAAAGGCGAACTGCTGCTCGGTCGCGAAGACATCGGTCGACACAACGCCCTCGACAAACTGATCGGGGCGCTGATCCGCCAAAACATTCCCACGGCGGGCGGCCTGGCGGTCGTGACCAGCCGTTGCAGCCTCGAATTGATCCAGAAAGTCCTGCGTGCCGGGATAAAAACCCTTGTCAGCCTGTCCTCGCCTACCGGCCTGGCGCTGCAATGGGCGCGTCGGCACAACCTCAACCTCATTCATCTGCCAAAACACAGCGCGCCGCGGGTCTACAGCCCGGCCTTGGAGAATTAA